A part of Saccopteryx bilineata isolate mSacBil1 chromosome 10, mSacBil1_pri_phased_curated, whole genome shotgun sequence genomic DNA contains:
- the MOBP gene encoding myelin-associated oligodendrocyte basic protein — translation MSQKTTKEGPRLSKNQRFSEHFSIHCCPPFTFLNSKREIVDRKYSICKSGCFYQKKEEDWICCACQKTRTSRRPTSPQRPKYQPAAPPPVVRAPAKPRSPPRTPPRSPRQPRPRPEVRPPPAKQRPPQKPKPQPRSSPHRGPGTSRGGSPVKASRFW, via the exons ATGAGTCAGAAAACGACTAAGGAGGGTCCCAGGCTCTCCAAGAACCAGAGGTTTTCCGAGCACTTCAGCATCCATTGCTGCCCGCCATTCACCTTCCTCAACTCCAAACGTGAGATTGTGGACCGGAAATACAGCATTTGCAAGAGTGGCTGCTTCTaccagaagaaggaagaggactgGATCTGCTGTGCGTGTCAGAAGACCAG AACCAGCCGCCGTCCAACGTCCCCTCAGAGGCCCAAGTACCAGCCAGCTGCACCCCCTCCAGTGGTCAGAGCACCAGCCAAGCCACGGTCCCCTCCACGGACCCCTCCACGGTCCCCTCGTCAGCCACGACCCCGCCCAGAGGTCCGACCACCACCAGCCAAGCAGCGGCCCCCTCAGAAGCCCAAGCCGCAGCCGCGCAGCAGCCCCCACAGAGGGCCGGGCACCAGCCGTGGGGGTTCCCCGGTCAAAGCTTCTAGGTTCTGGTAA